From the genome of Marixanthomonas ophiurae, one region includes:
- a CDS encoding efflux RND transporter periplasmic adaptor subunit, with translation MKKTGTIVILVGIVLLFSVAMFWLWQKNAEDPIVYETQSPTTDSIIKKTVATGSIVPKEEVLIKPNISGIIDQIFVEAGNTVERGDLIAKVKVVPNVSSLTSAKNNINAARTQVETARLAFENQKSIYNRQKELFEKGVVSANEFDNAQLAYNQAQQRFKQEEVNLTGARQNYDIVKTGTTSGLGASANTEIKATVSGMILDVPVKTGNQVIEANNFNDGTTIATLADVDKMIFEGKVDESEVGKIKEGLPLEITVGAIENQKFDAVLDYIAPKGIDENGAIQFEIKGTLKKIDTTTFIRAGLSANASIILARADDVMAINEALVQYDSKTQQPYVEVETGEQEFKRKDVELGVSDGIKVEVLSGISKEDKIKIWNQIKPAQSM, from the coding sequence ATGAAAAAAACAGGAACTATTGTAATTCTCGTTGGTATTGTACTGCTATTTTCCGTAGCTATGTTTTGGTTATGGCAAAAAAATGCAGAAGACCCTATTGTATATGAAACGCAATCACCTACAACTGATAGTATTATAAAAAAGACCGTAGCAACGGGAAGTATTGTGCCTAAAGAAGAAGTATTGATCAAACCAAATATTTCAGGTATTATAGATCAAATTTTTGTTGAAGCGGGAAATACTGTGGAGCGTGGTGATTTAATAGCAAAGGTTAAGGTGGTTCCTAATGTTTCATCTTTAACTAGCGCAAAAAACAATATTAATGCTGCCCGTACACAAGTAGAAACGGCGCGATTGGCTTTTGAAAACCAAAAAAGTATTTACAATCGTCAAAAAGAATTATTTGAAAAAGGTGTGGTTTCAGCTAATGAGTTTGACAATGCACAATTAGCCTATAATCAAGCACAACAACGTTTTAAGCAAGAAGAAGTAAATTTGACGGGAGCTCGCCAAAACTACGATATTGTAAAAACGGGTACCACGAGCGGTTTAGGGGCTTCAGCAAATACCGAAATTAAAGCAACTGTTTCAGGAATGATACTTGATGTTCCTGTAAAAACAGGAAATCAGGTAATCGAAGCCAACAATTTTAATGACGGCACTACTATTGCTACTTTGGCCGACGTTGATAAAATGATTTTTGAAGGAAAAGTAGATGAAAGCGAAGTAGGAAAAATTAAAGAAGGTCTTCCTTTGGAAATTACAGTCGGAGCCATTGAAAATCAGAAATTCGACGCTGTGTTGGATTATATTGCTCCAAAAGGCATAGACGAAAACGGTGCTATTCAGTTTGAAATTAAAGGAACCTTAAAGAAAATCGACACAACAACTTTTATCCGTGCTGGTTTAAGCGCCAATGCATCAATTATTTTAGCACGTGCAGATGATGTTATGGCTATCAATGAAGCTCTAGTGCAATACGATTCTAAAACACAACAACCTTATGTTGAAGTTGAAACGGGTGAACAAGAATTTAAACGTAAAGATGTCGAATTGGGCGTGAGCGACGGGATAAAAGTGGAAGTGCTAAGCGGGATTTCAAAAGAAGATAAAATCAAGATTTGGAACCAAATAAAACCAGCACAATCTATGTAA
- a CDS encoding TolC family protein: MKKIAVIVLLLAFGFTGQAQDNKEWTLTECVEYALENNISIKQSQLDVKVTDTEKLEALGNFVPTLNGDASYRTNTGASINPVTNAFENETFSSFTTGITSSLTLFDGLRNVRELQRSKLSKLASQYRLDKMKDDISLAVANAYLQVLLNKANLEVAKAQNEVTLQQIERTNNLVDAGTLPRGDLLEIQATDAGEKQRIAETENIVTISLINLAQLLLIKDYATFDIADEGYNIVGDEIIEKPIQEVINAAEENRNEVKIAQKNVELAEKDLQLARGAYYPTLSAFFGYNTRYADNDFLNRDFTDQLYQNDGLGYGLQLNVPILNGFSTRGSVNRGKINLERNRYQLEQAKLDLESNVYQAYVDAKGALKAYEASLVALESQELAYDYAKDRYDVGLTNAFDFSQSKLRYDNASIEVNRTKYDYIFKLKVLELYFGVSATELKF; encoded by the coding sequence ATGAAAAAAATAGCGGTTATAGTATTACTTCTTGCTTTTGGTTTTACCGGGCAAGCTCAAGATAATAAAGAATGGACTTTAACAGAATGTGTTGAATATGCGTTGGAGAACAATATTTCAATTAAGCAAAGTCAATTAGACGTTAAAGTTACTGATACCGAAAAACTAGAAGCTTTAGGTAATTTTGTTCCTACTTTAAATGGAGATGCTTCATACCGAACCAATACAGGAGCAAGTATTAATCCAGTAACCAATGCTTTTGAAAATGAAACATTTTCATCATTCACTACGGGTATTACTTCAAGCTTAACTTTGTTTGATGGATTACGAAATGTTCGCGAGTTGCAACGTTCCAAGCTTTCTAAATTAGCAAGCCAGTATCGTCTAGACAAAATGAAAGACGATATTTCATTAGCGGTGGCAAATGCCTATTTACAGGTATTACTTAACAAGGCCAATCTAGAAGTTGCAAAAGCTCAAAATGAAGTTACCTTACAGCAGATAGAGCGGACTAATAATTTGGTAGATGCCGGAACGTTGCCAAGAGGTGATCTTTTAGAAATACAGGCCACAGATGCAGGTGAAAAACAACGAATAGCCGAAACCGAAAATATTGTGACTATTTCATTAATTAATTTGGCACAATTACTTTTAATTAAAGATTACGCAACTTTTGATATTGCTGATGAAGGGTATAATATTGTAGGAGACGAGATTATTGAAAAACCAATACAAGAAGTAATTAATGCTGCTGAAGAAAACCGAAATGAAGTTAAAATAGCTCAGAAAAACGTTGAATTAGCAGAGAAAGATTTACAACTAGCACGTGGGGCTTATTATCCTACGCTTTCAGCTTTTTTCGGATATAATACAAGGTATGCAGATAATGATTTCTTAAATCGTGATTTTACCGACCAATTGTACCAAAACGATGGTTTAGGATATGGCTTACAGCTAAACGTACCTATTTTAAACGGATTTTCAACAAGAGGCAGTGTAAACAGAGGTAAAATTAACCTAGAGCGTAATAGATATCAACTGGAGCAAGCTAAATTAGATTTAGAATCAAATGTCTATCAAGCGTATGTAGATGCTAAAGGAGCTCTTAAAGCTTATGAAGCTTCATTGGTGGCACTAGAATCTCAAGAATTGGCATACGATTATGCAAAAGATAGATATGATGTTGGCTTAACGAATGCTTTCGATTTTAGTCAATCTAAACTTCGGTATGATAATGCTAGTATTGAAGTGAACCGTACCAAATACGATTATATTTTTAAACTAAAAGTATTGGAATTGTATTTTGGAGTTTCAGCTACTGAATTAAAATTCTAA